The Roseofilum capinflatum BLCC-M114 DNA segment CACTCTTAAACTAATCTAAACCAGAAAGGCGATCGCGGTCAAGCGGCCTATGTTTAAATAAGGTTAAGCCATGGTTAGGCGGGTCTATTTTTCCGTAAGTTTCCAGACTCCATCCCAAGTTTCATCCGGAGGATTATCTTCATAAAGCATACAGCGCTGAATATGCAATTTAGCGGCTTTATTGTTGGGATCGACTTCTAGCACCTTTTGGAAATCCTCTTGAGCCTGTTTAAAGGACTCTTTGGCTTTAGCGGCAAAGGGTTGACGAGCCAAATCAATAAATTTACGCAATTGGGCAGACGACATTTCCTGGGCTTCTTCGGCTAACATTTGCCGAGTTTCTGCTGCGCCAGCAAATTGGCCCACTTTAGCTTGCAGTAATTTCTTCACTTGACGAGGAGTGAGTTCATTGACTTTTTCCGGTAAAGTGGTTTGCCAGTAAGTATCCGTAACCGTTTTGCGGCTAAGATCTTCGACCTCTAGCATCCGTTTTAAGGTGGCTTCCCCTAAAATTTCGATTAACTCATCCCGGTCAACCTGGGCCAACATCTTGGAGAGCATCTGGGTTTCATCATAGGAGATGGTTTTCAACTCTGACTCTGATAACTCTTCTAACTGCTCCAAGACTATCAGGATTTCGTTGTAAGATAATTTATCATGAGCTGCTTGTAAATAGTGCCGTCGTCCCTGCTCATAATGGGTTTTCACCGCTTCTTGTTTTTCTGTTAGGGGGCGACCGACGACTGAAGTGCCTTCGCGAATGCCCAGCAATTCATAAATGGTAACCGGTTTGCTCTTTCCTTTTACGGTAATATTATCCAGTTCTCGGACATAGACGCGATCGATGTAATTCGTATAGGTTCTTTCACTAATTACGATGTCGGTTCCATATTGTTTACTGGTTCCTTCTAAACGGGAGGCTAAATTCACCCCGTCACCAATGGAGGTGAGTTCCATGCGTTTAGACGAGCCGATGTTACCACTGACGACGACATCGGAGTGAATGCCAATGCCGATACTAATTTCCATCAAGCCTTGTTCTTTCCGTTTCTGGTTATATTCGGCTAGGCGATAGCGCATTTCCACCGCCGTTTGCATGGCGCACCAGGCATGATCTTCTAGGGGAGCGGGAGAGCCAAACACGGCCATTAAAGCGTCGCCGATATATTTATCCAGGGTTCCACCGTAGCGGAAGACGGAATCAACCATTTCCTCAAAGTAGCTGTTGAGCATGGCTACCACTTCTTCGGCCTGTAATTTCTCCGTTAAGGTGGTGTAACTGCGAATGTCGCTAAACAGAACAGAAACTTCTTTGCGTTTGCCACCGAGTCCGGTGTCGCCACTGGCGAGTAAAGATTCTGCTACCTCTGGAGTCATGTAGCGATACATGAGGCTCTTGACTTGTTTTTCGTCGCTGATGTCTTCCATGACTACTAATGCGCCATTGATTTTGGTCGGATCAAGGGCATCGTTCATGGAGTTAATGGAGAGGTTGACGCTCTGCTCAATGTCTTCCCCGTCTGCTCCGGACAGAATTAGGGTTTGATCGGGATAAAATTGCTGGCGATCTTTATCGCCTTTCGGAGCAAGGGCAGCTTCAAACCACTTGTTAAAATCTCCTTCTTTGATCCGAATCAGGGGAGCGAGCAATTGCCCTTCTAGTTCGGTGTGATCGAGTCCTAACAGTTCTTTGACACATTCGTTGGCGGCAATAATATACCCTTTCTTATTGGTGGAAATCACGCCGTTGGTTAAGCTCCGCAGGATATCTTCCTGCATTTTTTGTTGTTGTTTGACCTGATCGAAGAGTTTGGCGTTTTGTAGGGCGACTCCGGCTTGGATATTAAAGGCTCGCATGAATTCTAGGTCATTGCGATTGAAGCTCGATTTCCATTGTTCTGGGGGTTCGGGCCAATTTTCGGGGTTGTAGTCAGGGTATTCGCCTTGTTTTTTCTTGTTAATGAGTTGGGTTACGCCAATCAGTTGATCGTCGGCGTTAAAGACGGGCATACAGAGCATACTACAGGTACGATACCCGGTTTTTTGGTCTGTTTTTTTGGAGGTTTCGGAGCGCTCATCGGTATAGAGGTCAAAGGGAATCAGGAGGGGTTCGCCCGACTGGGCTACCATACCGGCAAATCCGGCGCTTCTGGGGATGCGAATTTCGGTTAGGTTGCCGCCAATGGGGATTTTTGTCCAGAGTTCTCCTTTTTCTTCGTCTACAAGCCAGAGGGTGGAGCGATCGGCGTTCATCAGTTCTTTGGCCTGATCCATGACTTTTTTCAGGGTGTCTTCTAGATCGAGGCTGCTTTTGCTCAGGGAGTTAACGGCGTTCATGAGAGCCGAGGCTGCCCGTTGCCGTTGGGTGGCGGCGTAGAAGGATTTGGAGGATTCGAGAATCAGGCGAATGGAGGGGGCAAATTCTTTGAAGACTTGCTCATCTTCTTCGGTGAAGCCGTTGAAGTCGATTTTTTCGTCTAATTCGGCTTCGCGATCGCTATCAACTTGGAGTTTATTAATCAGTTGCACTACAGCGACTAATTCCCCGGTTTCTTCGTTTTCCAGGGGCATGGCAACCATGGTGTAGGTACGATAGCCATTTTTTTTGTCGAAGGCTTTGGCGGTGGTCGATCGCGGATCGTCATAGAAGTCGTAGGGAATGTTGACGACTTTACGAAAGGTGGCGACTTCTCCGGCGATCCCTTTATCGGCGGGAATGCGAATTTCTAGGGCGTTGCCTTTTTCATCTTTGGCAACGATGGTGAAGAGTTCATTTTTTTCTTCATCAAACAGAAAGATACTGGTGCGATCGGCGTTGAGCAGTTCCCCGGTTTTCAGGGTAATCGATCGCAACATTTCATCGAGGATGGCATCAAACCCCTGGTTGTCCAGTAGGTTATCCAACATCGATAGGGTTTGGTTAACGACCTTGAGCTTGTCTTCAACGTCCGTAACGACTTGCTTGAAGGTATCTTTTTTTAGGGGCGCTAGAAAACTAGAGAAATCCCCCCCGCCTCCTGTGGTGACTAAGCCTCCGCCTCTGGGGGGATTGGCGTTGGGTTCCGGGGGAGCCGGTTCGGTGGCATTACCGTCTACATCTATGACCGTTGCTGATACGGTATGGGAAGATGATCCATCAGAATTCACTGCATCAATATCGATTGTGGTGGCGGTGGTGTCCACAAGGGGAGAGTTGGAAGATGATGTTGCCATAGATGTCACCGATATAGAAGTTTTATGTCTTGGTTTGGTGGAAAACGCAAGGGCCTAACGGCACAATTTTTTAATTATAAGCAGAGCTAAGATAACGACACCCTAGGTTAGGTGGATCTTAAAGGAGAAAGCTCGAAGATTCAAGAGTTAGGATAGCCTAATTTTAATCACAATTGGGTTTTGTAGCCCTGAAGACTCGCGATCCGAGGGATTGTTTTGGCTTTGGCCTTGGTTCTGGGCAAGTTTTTTTTAGTGTACCGAAAAATGGTTGGAGGGTTGGTTTCCATGGGACGATTGGGTGGGTTTAGGAGGGCTGATGATGGAGTTGGCGTTTTTTTTGGGCTTGTTCGAGCAAGGATTGGGCAAAGGATAGGGCTTCGAGGGCGGAGTTGCCTCCGGTGAGTTGGGCGAGTTCTTGAGAGCGTTGTTCGCTATTTAGGGTACGGACTCGAACGACGGTTCGGTTGAGGTTATCGGCGGATTCGTGAATGGTTTCTTTACGAACTTGGAGATGGTGATCGGCTAGAGCCGCGATCAGGGGTTGGTGGGTGACACAGAGAATCTGATGATTTTGGGAGAGTTGATAGAGTTTGTCGGCGATCGCCTCTGCGACTCGTCCAGAGACACCGGCATCTATTTCGTCAAACACCAAGGTATTCACCGGGTTGATCTGGGAAAAACAGGCGGTTAGAGCCAATAAAAAGCGACTCATTTCTCCACCAGAGGCTGTGGTGGCTAGGGGTTGAATGGGTTCTCCGGGGTTGGTACTGATGCCAAAGGTGATGCGATCGCTACCGGTGGCGGTCATACCGATGGGGGTGAGAGCGACTTTAAATTGTACTTTGTCCATGGCTAGGGGTTTGAGTTCCTTGACCAAACGCGCTTCTAGTTTAGCGGCTGCCTTTTGCCGTTGTAAGTGTAGCTGATTACATAATGTTTTTAATTGATCTAAGGCTTGTTGATAGTCTTTTTCTAATTGTTCTAGGGATTCACTGCTGGCGGTGAGGTCATCGAGTTCTGCTTGAATGCTGTGCCAGTAGGTGAGGCTCTCGGAGAGGGATGGCCCATATTTCCGGCAGATTTGCTTGAGTTCAACAATCCGAGATTCGACTATTTCCAGGCGTTCGGGGTCGGTTTCCAGATTATCTCCATAGGTATTGATTTGTCGCCCGGCTTCTTCGACTTGCACTAAGGCTTCATTTACTAAGTCTAGGATCGGTTGCAGTTGGCGATCGTAGGAGAGGATGTCATCGAGCAGATCTTTGGCTTCTCCGAGCAAATCGGCGGCAGCAAGGGAGCGATCACCCTGATACAAGGCCTGATAGATTTGATAACTTTTCTGTTGCAGTTCGACGCTGTGGGAGAGCCGTTGACTTTCTTGTTCGAGTTCGGTTAATTCATCGGCGGTGGTTAACTGGGCCTGATTTAATTCGCTCAGTTGATATTCTAAGAGGTCAATCCGTTGCAGGCGAGATTGTTCATCGTTACGTTGTCGATTTAGGCGAGATCGCATCGTTTCGGCTTTTTGATAGGCCCCCGCCACCTGGTGTTGAACGGTTAATAGGGATGCTCCTCCATAGAGATCGAGCCATTCCCGTTGCCGCTCAGAACTGCCCAATTGTACCGTCTGTCCTTGAGCGGTGAGACTGGCTAATAATTCCCGCAAGGTGGACATTTGGGTACGGTTGACCACTAGACCATTTAAGCGCGATCGCGATCGCCAACTTCCTTGGTAAATTTGAATCTCTCGACTACAAGTTACCGTCTGGTCTTCCATTGGCTCAATTTCTTGGGCTATCAACCATTCCAGCACCAAAGGGGAGAGGGTAAAGGTGGCTTCAATGATCCCGCGTGAGGCTCCAGAGCGAATCGCTTTAGAGTTTAATTTTCCGCCCAGAGCAGCATCAAGGGCATCTAGAATGATGGATTTTCCAGCTCCGGTTTCCCCGGTGAGGACGGTTAATCCTGGGCCAAAGTCCAATTCTAGGCGATCGATGAGGGCAAAGTTCTCGATTTTTAGGGAGATTAACATAGACGGCTTACTTACCAGAAAGGCACTTGATCGAGGGAACCGAATCAAATTGATCGAGCGGGTTGAGGGGGGGAATTGTTAAAATTACTTTACAATCAGTAATAGATCTAGCCCACCTCAAGTCATGAATGTCAATATGCCATCTTCATCTTCCCATCAACAGGGGTTGTCAACAGTCCAGGACTCTGGAAGTCCTGCTTATTCTTCTTCTGCACATTTTAGTCCCATGTCAGAAGAGACGATCTTACCGAATGATTCAGCCGTGGAACCCCCTGACATCCATTACGATCCAGTGGAGTTGATGGACTTTTACCGTTCCCGTCCCTGGGAAGTGTGGGGACGGATGTTTGAGTTGGTCTGGTCATTTTTGGGATTGCTGGTGGGATTATGGTGGGATAAGCGAACCGGCAGCTCGGAAAAAAAGCAGCGCCAGCGAGCGATTCATTTGCGGGAAATTTTAACCCGGTTGGGGCCAGCCTATATTAAGGTGGGGCAGGCCTTATCGACTCGGCCGGATCTGCTGCCTCCCCTGTTTTTAGAGGAGTTAACCCGACTTCAAGACCAACTGCCTCCGTTTCCCAATGAGGTGGCTTATCAGTTTATTGAGGAGGAGTTGGGCGATCGCCCAGAATTTATTTATGCTGAGATTAGTTCTAAACCGGTAGCGGCTGCTTCTTTGGGTCAGGTTTACAAGGGCAAGCTCAAATCCGGTGAAACGGTTGCCATTAAGGTTCAACGTCCCGATTTACGGGAAAGAATTTCTCTCGATCTCTATATTCTCCGCTCTTTAGCGGCTTGGGTACAGAAAAATAGGCGCATCCGCAGTGATTTAGTGGCGATCGCCGATGAGTTTGGCGCTCGCATTTATGAAGAAATGGACTATACCCATGAAGGGAGGAATGCAGAGCGGTTTGAGCAGTTATATGGCTACATACCGGATATTTATGTGCCCCAGATTTATTGGCAATACACCAACCGTCGGGTGTTGACCATGGAGTGGATCACGGGGACAAAGTTAACCGATTTAGAGAAAATTCGCCAGCAAGGTTTAGATGCTTCCTATTTAATTGAAGTGGGGGTTGAATGCTCCCTGCGGCAACTGCTCGAACATGGGTTTTTCCATGCCGATCCCCATCCTGGTAACTTACTGGCTTCTGGGGATGGCAAGTTGGTCTATCTGGATTTTGGCATGATGAGCGAGGTGAAGCCCTATCAACGCTATGGGTTGATTGAGGCGATCGTTCATTTAGTCAATCGCGATTTTTCGTCCTTAGCCCAGGATTATGTCAAGTTAGAATTTCTGACACCCGATACGGATTTAACTCCCATTATTCCCGCCCTATCTCAAGTTTTTAATGATGCTCTGGGCGCGTCTGTGGCTGAGTTGAACTTTAAGAATATTACGGATCAACTCTCCCAGGTGATGTATGATTACCCCTTCCGGGTTCCCGCTTATTATGCCTTGATTATCCGCTCTCTGGTGACTTTAGAAGGGATTGCCATTAATGTAAATCCCAATTTTAAGGTGTTGAGTAAGGCCTATCCTTATGTGGCTAAACGGTTATTAACAGATCAGTCCCCAGAATTGCGAACCTCTTTAAGGGAGTTATTATTCAAAGATGGTAGTTTTCGCTGGAATCGGCTGGAAAACTTGCTCAAAAATGCCCGCAATAGCCAAGATTACGATCTAGATGTGGTGTTGAATCAGACCATTGATTTTCTGTTTTCCGATCGCGGCAGCTTTATCCGCGATCGCATCGTCGAGGAAATTGTTAAAAGTGTGGACACCCTGGGACGCACGACGTTGGAAACCGTGAGCGATCGCTTCCGCAAAACGGTCGGTATGAATGGTCAGACTCCCGTGAAACCGATATCAAACGGCAATCCTGACGATCAGAAAAACCTCGAACATATTCAACGAATTTTACAAATTGTGCAAGAAACACAAGGGTTTGACCCCATGAAAATTGTGCCCCTCTTGCCCAAAGTTCTCTTGAAACCCGAAACCCAACAAATGGGGCAACAAATTGCTAGTGGCTTGGCTCAACGGGTTTTGGTACGGTTTATTCGCGAAGTGTTACTTAGTGAAGATGGGGAAAACGGAAGTAGCGCAAAAAAGTTAGCCTCGATTCCTAACTCCGGGTCTTCGCCTTTGGCTTTACCGGCTGCGGCCGTGGTGTCCATGGAATCGTAATATACAGCGTATATACAGCGTAAGGTGGGGTGATGAGTAAATTCCCTATCTCCTCACCTTGCAGCTTTTCAAGGGATTTCGAGGCGATCGCAACCTACCGCAAAGGCAAGAACTTTATCAGATATGAGAAACGGAGAGAGGGATTTGAACCGACAACCCCTAACAGAATTAACGCAATTAGGTAAAAGCGGGTAGGGGGAATCGAACCGACAACCCCTAACAGAACTAACGCAATTAGGCAAAAGCGGGTAGGGGGAATCGAACCCCCATCAATAGCTTGGAAGGCTATGGTTTTACCACTAAACTATACCCGCAATTTGAGTAAATGAACGGATGCGACCGTTGATTACCCACTCTCATTAATCTAACACAAGTTTTAGAAAAAAGCTAGACCGTGGGCAAAATTTCTGTACGGTTCTTAAATCAGGGACTGGAGACGGGCGATCAGGGGTTCTGCTTTAATCGCGCCCTCAATCTTATCAATGGGTTTCCCCTGCTTAAACAGAATCAGGGTGGGTAAGGCTTCGACCTGGTACTCAGAAGCGAGTTGGGGATATTTATCTGAGTCAATCTTGACCACTTGGATCGCTTTGCCCATCTGAGTTTGGACTTGCTCCAAAATGGGAACCATCATTTGGCAGGGGCCGCACCAAGTGGCATAGAAATCGACCAACACCGGGACATCAGATTGGGTGAGGAGGTCAGAAAAACTGGTGAATTGCTTTTTAACGGCCATGTTAAATTCTGCAAAAGTTAGGCAATCTCCCCCATTCTAAGGCAAAATGCCCTAAGCCTAACCTCAATAAAACCTTAAGAAAGTGCAGGAGAAGTCGTTTATGGGAAATCTACTCCAAGATCAAGTGGCTCTAGTGACGGGAGCTTCTAGGGGAATTGGTCGGGCGATCGCCCTTGACTTAGCCGCAGAAGGAGCTAAAGTTGCGGTTAACTACGCTAGTTCTAGCACAGCAGCCGAAGAAGTGGTCAGTCAAATCAAAGACCAAGGGGGAGAGGCGATCGCGATCGGAGCCGATGTTTCCCAAGCCGAAGCCGTCGATACCCTGGTTAAAGCCGTCATGGATCAATGGGGACAGATTGATGTGCTGGTCAATAACGCCGGGATTACCAGAGATGGTCTACTCCTACGGATGAAGCCCGAAGACTGGCAAGCGGTCATTAACCTCAACTTAACCGGAGTCTTTCTTTGTACTCGCGCCGTCAGTAAAATTATGCTCAAAAAACGCAAAGGCCGCATCATCAACATTGCCTCTGTCTCTGGCCTGATGGGAAACCCCGGTCAAGCCAACTATAGCGCCGCCAAAGCCGGAGTCATTGGATTTACCAAAACCGTAGCTAAAGAAATTGCCAGTCGTGGCGTAACGGCTAATGCCGTTGCGCCTGGCTTTATCGCCACTGAC contains these protein-coding regions:
- a CDS encoding adenylate/guanylate cyclase domain-containing protein — its product is MATSSSNSPLVDTTATTIDIDAVNSDGSSSHTVSATVIDVDGNATEPAPPEPNANPPRGGGLVTTGGGGDFSSFLAPLKKDTFKQVVTDVEDKLKVVNQTLSMLDNLLDNQGFDAILDEMLRSITLKTGELLNADRTSIFLFDEEKNELFTIVAKDEKGNALEIRIPADKGIAGEVATFRKVVNIPYDFYDDPRSTTAKAFDKKNGYRTYTMVAMPLENEETGELVAVVQLINKLQVDSDREAELDEKIDFNGFTEEDEQVFKEFAPSIRLILESSKSFYAATQRQRAASALMNAVNSLSKSSLDLEDTLKKVMDQAKELMNADRSTLWLVDEEKGELWTKIPIGGNLTEIRIPRSAGFAGMVAQSGEPLLIPFDLYTDERSETSKKTDQKTGYRTCSMLCMPVFNADDQLIGVTQLINKKKQGEYPDYNPENWPEPPEQWKSSFNRNDLEFMRAFNIQAGVALQNAKLFDQVKQQQKMQEDILRSLTNGVISTNKKGYIIAANECVKELLGLDHTELEGQLLAPLIRIKEGDFNKWFEAALAPKGDKDRQQFYPDQTLILSGADGEDIEQSVNLSINSMNDALDPTKINGALVVMEDISDEKQVKSLMYRYMTPEVAESLLASGDTGLGGKRKEVSVLFSDIRSYTTLTEKLQAEEVVAMLNSYFEEMVDSVFRYGGTLDKYIGDALMAVFGSPAPLEDHAWCAMQTAVEMRYRLAEYNQKRKEQGLMEISIGIGIHSDVVVSGNIGSSKRMELTSIGDGVNLASRLEGTSKQYGTDIVISERTYTNYIDRVYVRELDNITVKGKSKPVTIYELLGIREGTSVVGRPLTEKQEAVKTHYEQGRRHYLQAAHDKLSYNEILIVLEQLEELSESELKTISYDETQMLSKMLAQVDRDELIEILGEATLKRMLEVEDLSRKTVTDTYWQTTLPEKVNELTPRQVKKLLQAKVGQFAGAAETRQMLAEEAQEMSSAQLRKFIDLARQPFAAKAKESFKQAQEDFQKVLEVDPNNKAAKLHIQRCMLYEDNPPDETWDGVWKLTEK
- the recN gene encoding DNA repair protein RecN; this translates as MLISLKIENFALIDRLELDFGPGLTVLTGETGAGKSIILDALDAALGGKLNSKAIRSGASRGIIEATFTLSPLVLEWLIAQEIEPMEDQTVTCSREIQIYQGSWRSRSRLNGLVVNRTQMSTLRELLASLTAQGQTVQLGSSERQREWLDLYGGASLLTVQHQVAGAYQKAETMRSRLNRQRNDEQSRLQRIDLLEYQLSELNQAQLTTADELTELEQESQRLSHSVELQQKSYQIYQALYQGDRSLAAADLLGEAKDLLDDILSYDRQLQPILDLVNEALVQVEEAGRQINTYGDNLETDPERLEIVESRIVELKQICRKYGPSLSESLTYWHSIQAELDDLTASSESLEQLEKDYQQALDQLKTLCNQLHLQRQKAAAKLEARLVKELKPLAMDKVQFKVALTPIGMTATGSDRITFGISTNPGEPIQPLATTASGGEMSRFLLALTACFSQINPVNTLVFDEIDAGVSGRVAEAIADKLYQLSQNHQILCVTHQPLIAALADHHLQVRKETIHESADNLNRTVVRVRTLNSEQRSQELAQLTGGNSALEALSFAQSLLEQAQKKRQLHHQPS
- a CDS encoding ABC1 kinase family protein, which produces MNVNMPSSSSHQQGLSTVQDSGSPAYSSSAHFSPMSEETILPNDSAVEPPDIHYDPVELMDFYRSRPWEVWGRMFELVWSFLGLLVGLWWDKRTGSSEKKQRQRAIHLREILTRLGPAYIKVGQALSTRPDLLPPLFLEELTRLQDQLPPFPNEVAYQFIEEELGDRPEFIYAEISSKPVAAASLGQVYKGKLKSGETVAIKVQRPDLRERISLDLYILRSLAAWVQKNRRIRSDLVAIADEFGARIYEEMDYTHEGRNAERFEQLYGYIPDIYVPQIYWQYTNRRVLTMEWITGTKLTDLEKIRQQGLDASYLIEVGVECSLRQLLEHGFFHADPHPGNLLASGDGKLVYLDFGMMSEVKPYQRYGLIEAIVHLVNRDFSSLAQDYVKLEFLTPDTDLTPIIPALSQVFNDALGASVAELNFKNITDQLSQVMYDYPFRVPAYYALIIRSLVTLEGIAINVNPNFKVLSKAYPYVAKRLLTDQSPELRTSLRELLFKDGSFRWNRLENLLKNARNSQDYDLDVVLNQTIDFLFSDRGSFIRDRIVEEIVKSVDTLGRTTLETVSDRFRKTVGMNGQTPVKPISNGNPDDQKNLEHIQRILQIVQETQGFDPMKIVPLLPKVLLKPETQQMGQQIASGLAQRVLVRFIREVLLSEDGENGSSAKKLASIPNSGSSPLALPAAAVVSMES
- the trxA gene encoding thioredoxin codes for the protein MAVKKQFTSFSDLLTQSDVPVLVDFYATWCGPCQMMVPILEQVQTQMGKAIQVVKIDSDKYPQLASEYQVEALPTLILFKQGKPIDKIEGAIKAEPLIARLQSLI
- the fabG gene encoding 3-oxoacyl-[acyl-carrier-protein] reductase → MGNLLQDQVALVTGASRGIGRAIALDLAAEGAKVAVNYASSSTAAEEVVSQIKDQGGEAIAIGADVSQAEAVDTLVKAVMDQWGQIDVLVNNAGITRDGLLLRMKPEDWQAVINLNLTGVFLCTRAVSKIMLKKRKGRIINIASVSGLMGNPGQANYSAAKAGVIGFTKTVAKEIASRGVTANAVAPGFIATDMTKDLAADEILKFIPLGRYGQPEEVAGMVRFLAADPAAAYITGQVFNVDGGMVMA